In Bacteroidales bacterium, one genomic interval encodes:
- a CDS encoding DUF362 domain-containing protein, with the protein MKRRDFIRNSVGFGVLSSAALSMGNFDRLMAEETDALQLPYDMVAIKGGEAAEMFEKGIASLGGMKQFVKPNQTVVVKPNIGWDSAPERAANTNPLLVAAIVESCKRAGAKAVYVFDNTCAEGVRCYKMSGIEDAVKKAGGTMVSGRTEGYYQEVSLPNAKRLKTARVHELIIKSDVFINVPVLKNHGGSTLSVAMKNMMGVVWDREFWHSNDLHQCIADFTTYRKPDLNVIDAYRVMKRNGPRGVSVADVATMKYQIIGKDIVAIDTAAAKVFGIDPKQVKHIALAEQLGSGTTNIDGLKVNRISMGA; encoded by the coding sequence ATGAAAAGAAGAGATTTTATCAGAAATTCTGTAGGTTTTGGAGTGTTATCCAGCGCAGCGCTTTCGATGGGCAATTTTGACAGGCTGATGGCTGAGGAAACCGATGCATTACAGCTGCCATACGATATGGTTGCTATTAAGGGCGGTGAAGCAGCTGAAATGTTTGAAAAGGGAATTGCATCGCTGGGTGGTATGAAACAGTTTGTAAAACCGAACCAGACTGTCGTTGTGAAACCAAATATAGGTTGGGATTCTGCACCTGAGCGTGCCGCAAACACCAATCCCCTGCTTGTTGCAGCCATTGTTGAAAGCTGCAAAAGGGCTGGTGCAAAGGCAGTATATGTATTTGACAATACTTGTGCCGAAGGTGTCCGCTGCTATAAAATGAGCGGTATCGAAGATGCTGTTAAAAAGGCCGGCGGTACAATGGTTTCAGGAAGAACTGAAGGATATTACCAGGAAGTTTCATTACCGAATGCCAAACGTTTGAAGACTGCCAGGGTTCATGAGCTTATTATAAAATCGGACGTTTTTATCAATGTGCCGGTTCTGAAAAATCACGGTGGCTCCACGTTATCGGTGGCCATGAAGAATATGATGGGCGTGGTGTGGGACAGGGAATTCTGGCACAGCAACGATTTGCACCAGTGTATTGCTGATTTCACCACTTACCGCAAACCCGATCTGAATGTGATAGATGCTTACCGTGTAATGAAACGCAATGGTCCCCGCGGTGTTTCTGTTGCTGATGTAGCCACCATGAAATACCAGATCATAGGTAAAGATATAGTTGCCATTGATACTGCCGCTGCTAAAGTTTTCGGAATTGATCCGAAGCAGGTGAAGCATATTGCCCTGGCGGAACAGCTCGGTTCAGGCACCACAAACATCGATGGTTTGAAAGTGAACAGAATAAGCATGGGCGCATGA
- a CDS encoding AsmA-like C-terminal region-containing protein yields MKKILKITGIVILVLLVLIVSVPVLFKGKILKLAKDEINSTLNAKTDFDLSLSLIRSFPNVSVGLKNFYIAGVNDFEGDTLFQAQSVEVVADLISAIKMENIKIRKISIENPRVHAWVRPDGKVNWDIMKDTGDEAETDTSSSTMKVQLKKFTINHAYVRYDDDSSKMNAALDDLNFVMNGDLSEDFTTLSFQSNAKFFNFVYEGIRYMKDVAVTLNMDVDADLKNSKYVLKENALTLNDLLVRFEGNMAMPNDEDITMDIKYGMDKADFKSLLSLVPAIYMADYKGLQASGNVKMEGSVKGTYNEKSMPNVVLNMLVQNGKFKYPDLPKSADNIAVDMNLFFDGVQYDNTTVDINKFHVELGGNPVDMSLNIKTPMSDMYLNGNLKMDLDLATINDVIPLDSTTLTGKIKASLDFMGNMSYIENNQYDKFRADGAVEITDFLYKSPDLPKDLTIAKSSLAFSPQYLDVKNFDATMGKSDLHLSGKLEDFLPYVFKDETIKGNFIFTSGVLDLNEFLTDTEETTTESDTVPLTVFEVPANVDFKLVSRIDKMYYDKLEIENTIGTILVKDSRVILDGVSLNMLDGSMKLNGEYNTKDVKNPMVDFDFTASAIDVPSAFSAFTTLQKFAPIASKAVGKVSLGMKFSSILDKNMMPLLQSIVGKGKVSSDALGIKSSATFNKLGNALNTKAFDNMILKKLGVDFNIRDGKLMVSPFETSVGGAKLLIGGDQGLDQNMNYTIGINIPREELGAAANKAVDNLISKASGAGLKIDPLQTLNIKAKVTGNFKDPKIGLDMAENSASAKDAIKEEVKQAVQEQVDAKKEQARAAAQAEVDKIMAQAQKEADQIRAKAAAGADVIRKEANTNADNLVKKAKDPISKKLAEETAKKIKQEGETSAQKVIKEADAKANAVIKAAQDQSNKLLAE; encoded by the coding sequence ATGAAAAAGATTCTGAAGATAACAGGTATTGTAATTCTTGTGTTATTGGTACTGATTGTTTCTGTTCCTGTGCTTTTCAAGGGCAAGATCCTGAAACTCGCCAAGGATGAAATAAACAGCACCCTGAATGCTAAAACGGATTTCGATCTGTCATTGTCATTGATCCGTTCATTTCCGAACGTTTCTGTCGGATTAAAGAACTTTTACATTGCCGGTGTCAACGATTTTGAAGGTGATACACTGTTCCAGGCGCAATCGGTTGAGGTTGTGGCCGATCTGATCAGCGCCATTAAAATGGAGAACATAAAAATCAGGAAGATTTCGATAGAAAATCCCCGCGTTCATGCATGGGTAAGGCCTGACGGTAAAGTGAACTGGGATATAATGAAAGATACCGGAGATGAAGCGGAAACCGATACATCTTCATCCACAATGAAGGTACAGCTTAAAAAATTCACGATCAATCATGCCTATGTGCGGTATGACGACGACAGCAGTAAAATGAACGCCGCACTGGATGATCTCAATTTCGTCATGAACGGGGATCTTTCAGAGGACTTCACTACCCTGTCCTTCCAGTCTAATGCCAAATTCTTCAATTTTGTCTATGAAGGCATACGTTATATGAAAGATGTGGCAGTTACGCTGAATATGGATGTGGACGCCGATCTGAAGAATTCAAAATATGTGCTTAAGGAAAATGCGCTCACATTGAATGATCTTCTTGTGCGATTCGAAGGAAATATGGCAATGCCAAATGATGAAGACATCACGATGGATATTAAATACGGCATGGATAAAGCTGATTTCAAATCACTGCTTTCCCTGGTCCCGGCCATTTATATGGCTGATTACAAAGGATTGCAGGCATCGGGAAATGTAAAGATGGAAGGCAGCGTTAAAGGTACCTATAATGAAAAAAGCATGCCCAATGTGGTTCTTAATATGCTTGTGCAAAATGGTAAATTCAAATATCCTGACCTGCCGAAATCAGCAGATAACATTGCCGTGGATATGAACCTGTTCTTTGACGGCGTGCAATATGATAACACCACGGTAGACATCAATAAATTTCATGTCGAGTTGGGCGGGAACCCTGTGGATATGAGTCTGAACATAAAAACACCGATGAGTGATATGTATCTGAACGGTAATTTGAAAATGGATCTTGACCTGGCAACAATCAATGATGTCATACCGCTCGACAGTACCACGCTTACCGGTAAAATTAAAGCCTCGCTCGATTTCATGGGTAATATGTCGTATATTGAAAACAACCAATACGATAAGTTCAGGGCTGACGGGGCAGTTGAGATTACCGATTTTCTGTATAAGAGTCCCGATCTTCCAAAAGATCTCACTATTGCAAAGTCATCACTGGCCTTTTCACCCCAATACCTGGATGTGAAGAATTTTGATGCCACAATGGGGAAAAGTGATCTTCACCTTTCAGGAAAGCTGGAAGATTTCCTTCCTTATGTTTTTAAAGACGAAACCATTAAAGGTAATTTCATCTTCACATCAGGTGTCCTTGACCTGAATGAATTCCTGACGGATACTGAAGAAACCACAACTGAATCGGACACCGTTCCTCTCACTGTATTTGAAGTTCCTGCAAATGTTGATTTCAAGCTGGTTTCACGCATCGATAAAATGTATTATGATAAGCTTGAAATTGAAAACACTATAGGAACCATACTTGTAAAAGACAGCAGGGTAATACTCGACGGTGTAAGCCTGAACATGCTCGATGGTTCGATGAAACTCAATGGTGAATACAATACAAAGGATGTTAAAAATCCGATGGTTGATTTCGATTTCACTGCATCAGCCATTGATGTGCCTTCCGCTTTTTCAGCATTCACTACGTTGCAGAAATTTGCACCCATTGCGAGCAAGGCAGTCGGTAAGGTTTCTCTTGGCATGAAATTTTCATCCATACTCGATAAGAATATGATGCCCCTGCTTCAGTCCATTGTAGGTAAAGGAAAAGTTTCATCGGATGCATTGGGAATCAAGAGTTCTGCAACATTCAATAAGTTGGGCAATGCCTTGAATACAAAGGCATTTGATAATATGATCCTTAAAAAGCTCGGAGTCGATTTTAATATCCGTGATGGCAAACTGATGGTAAGTCCTTTTGAAACCAGTGTAGGTGGAGCGAAATTGCTGATCGGCGGCGACCAGGGATTGGATCAGAATATGAATTACACCATTGGCATCAATATTCCGCGTGAAGAATTGGGTGCCGCAGCAAACAAAGCAGTTGACAACCTCATCAGCAAGGCTTCAGGTGCCGGGTTAAAGATTGACCCGTTGCAGACACTGAACATTAAGGCGAAAGTAACCGGTAACTTTAAAGATCCGAAGATTGGCCTGGACATGGCTGAAAATTCGGCGTCGGCAAAAGATGCCATTAAGGAAGAAGTGAAACAGGCTGTCCAGGAACAGGTGGATGCCAAGAAAGAACAGGCAAGAGCTGCTGCCCAGGCTGAAGTGGATAAAATAATGGCACAGGCTCAGAAAGAAGCAGACCAGATAAGGGCTAAGGCTGCTGCAGGCGCCGATGTAATCCGAAAAGAAGCTAATACCAATGCGGATAACCTGGTGAAGAAGGCAAAAGATCCGATATCGAAAAAACTGGCCGAGGAAACGGCTAAGAAGATTAAGCAGGAAGGCGAAACATCAGCTCAGAAAGTGATCAAGGAAGCCGATGCCAAAGCCAACGCTGTAATCAAAGCCGCCCAGGACCAGAGTAATAAATTGCTGGCGGAGTAA
- the larC gene encoding nickel pincer cofactor biosynthesis protein LarC → MKILYYDCFAGISGDMNLGALIDLGVDIAWFKSELDKLPVHGYEFIVTRDIRKGISGTRVQVLPDQEHSQMHGHHHHDHGHGEHHHHHSWKEIREMIERSKLGPEVKELSIRIFSKVAQAEAKIHNKSVEEVQFHEVGAIDSIVDIVGAALCLNFLGPDEIQCSTVELGGGTVNCAHGIYPVPAPATAEILSGIPIRKGTVDYEATTPTGAAILAACVNKFTDKTDFRILKTGYGIGTKDSTIPNVLRTFMCDSSGADETETVPSFIVECNIDDMNPEFYDYIIDSLFSAGAKDVFITPIIMKKSRPAVKLSVLCTPEAENRVNEVLFRETSTIGVRKYTIDKTMLERKTEHVTTRFGEVRVKSAFFQGVCIKSKPEYDDCIKIAREKKIPVSHVYQEVEKALTKHRDANEPA, encoded by the coding sequence ATGAAAATTCTTTATTACGATTGCTTTGCCGGCATATCCGGAGATATGAACCTGGGGGCTTTGATTGATCTAGGCGTGGATATAGCATGGTTTAAATCAGAACTGGATAAGCTGCCCGTACATGGTTATGAATTTATTGTAACACGGGATATAAGGAAAGGAATATCAGGGACCAGAGTACAGGTGTTGCCCGATCAGGAGCATTCTCAAATGCATGGTCATCACCACCACGATCACGGACATGGTGAACACCATCACCACCATTCATGGAAGGAAATCAGGGAAATGATTGAACGTTCGAAACTTGGTCCTGAAGTTAAGGAATTAAGTATCCGGATATTTTCGAAAGTCGCACAGGCAGAAGCCAAAATTCATAATAAGTCTGTTGAAGAGGTTCAGTTTCACGAGGTAGGAGCAATTGATTCCATTGTTGATATCGTTGGAGCCGCTTTATGCCTTAATTTCCTGGGGCCGGATGAAATTCAGTGTTCAACTGTCGAGCTCGGCGGTGGTACAGTAAATTGTGCCCACGGTATCTACCCTGTACCTGCACCGGCCACTGCAGAAATTCTGTCAGGCATCCCGATACGCAAAGGCACAGTTGATTATGAAGCCACCACACCCACAGGGGCAGCCATTCTGGCCGCATGTGTGAATAAATTTACAGATAAGACCGACTTCAGAATTCTCAAAACCGGTTATGGTATCGGAACTAAGGATTCAACTATTCCGAATGTTCTGAGAACATTCATGTGTGACAGCTCCGGGGCTGACGAAACTGAAACAGTACCTTCATTTATTGTCGAATGCAATATCGACGATATGAACCCTGAGTTCTACGATTACATCATTGATTCCCTGTTTTCTGCAGGCGCTAAAGATGTTTTCATTACTCCGATAATAATGAAAAAATCACGTCCTGCCGTAAAGCTTTCCGTTCTGTGCACTCCTGAAGCCGAAAACCGGGTGAATGAGGTACTGTTCAGGGAGACTTCAACAATTGGCGTCAGAAAATATACAATTGATAAAACAATGCTCGAACGCAAAACCGAGCATGTTACAACACGCTTCGGTGAAGTAAGGGTTAAATCGGCCTTCTTCCAGGGAGTTTGCATCAAGTCGAAACCGGAATATGATGACTGTATTAAAATCGCCCGCGAAAAAAAGATTCCGGTGAGCCATGTTTACCAGGAGGTTGAAAAAGCATTGACAAAACACAGGGATGCCAATGAACCTGCGTGA
- a CDS encoding WbqC family protein: protein MILTTSYLPPVQYISKFVSGSPLIEIHENYQKQSYRNRCCIYGANGVQSLVIPVKKTHFQKMPIGEVEIDYATNWQRVHCKAIESAYRLSPFYEYYADELETVIQQPTVRLIELNTQLLKLLFSWIGLTTPVKFTEDWTPVTDPDYRKIIQPKSDLRDESFHPVPYQQAFSERYGFRPNLSIIDLLFNEGPETLSILQKCFPAKSR, encoded by the coding sequence ATGATCCTTACAACTTCATACCTCCCGCCTGTTCAATATATAAGCAAGTTTGTTTCAGGTTCACCGTTAATTGAGATACACGAAAATTACCAGAAACAGTCATATCGTAACCGTTGTTGCATATATGGTGCAAACGGTGTACAGTCGCTTGTGATTCCTGTTAAGAAGACTCATTTTCAGAAAATGCCTATTGGTGAAGTTGAAATTGATTATGCCACCAACTGGCAGAGGGTTCACTGCAAAGCCATTGAATCGGCGTACAGGCTTTCTCCTTTTTATGAGTATTATGCTGATGAGCTAGAAACGGTGATTCAGCAGCCCACCGTCAGGCTTATTGAGCTGAACACGCAACTGTTGAAGTTACTGTTCAGTTGGATCGGTTTAACCACGCCGGTTAAATTTACTGAAGACTGGACTCCTGTTACCGACCCGGATTACAGGAAGATCATACAGCCCAAATCAGATCTGAGGGATGAAAGTTTTCATCCGGTACCTTACCAGCAGGCCTTCAGTGAAAGATATGGTTTCCGGCCCAACTTAAGCATCATTGATCTCCTCTTTAACGAAGGTCCGGAAACCCTTTCAATACTTCAAAAATGTTTTCCCGCTAAATCCCGCTAA
- the rplS gene encoding 50S ribosomal protein L19, translating to MDLIKVAENQFTAKKEYPEFKAGDTITVHYKIVEGNKERIQQYRGVVLQRKGAGASATFTVRKMSGNVGVERIFPVFSPFIDKIELNKHGRVRRAKIFYLRNLTGKKARIQEKRMKLVEGAISAAKE from the coding sequence ATGGATTTAATTAAAGTTGCTGAAAATCAATTCACCGCAAAGAAAGAATATCCTGAATTCAAAGCCGGTGACACTATAACGGTTCATTATAAAATTGTTGAAGGAAACAAGGAAAGGATACAGCAGTATCGTGGTGTTGTCCTTCAGAGAAAAGGCGCAGGAGCATCAGCAACCTTCACCGTCCGCAAAATGTCGGGCAACGTGGGTGTTGAAAGAATTTTCCCCGTGTTTTCACCTTTCATTGATAAAATCGAATTAAACAAGCACGGTCGTGTTCGTCGCGCAAAGATTTTCTACCTGCGTAATCTTACCGGTAAGAAAGCCCGCATCCAGGAAAAGAGAATGAAACTGGTTGAAGGTGCTATATCAGCGGCAAAAGAATAG
- a CDS encoding 4Fe-4S binding protein, with the protein MKQKHLKIFRVVFSLLLLLGITSLFVDFRELIPTAWADRLLFLQFVPSVIQFITVPAVLSAGFIIILVLTALFGRVYCSFICPLGIFQDIVSWISKKAKVIKRYKFRKALNYLRYPVLALVVISLLFGSMFVLNLLDPYSSFGRIFSDIVRPGIIAANNGLASLFEKFDMYFLYRLNLDLVTWKTVFIPAVLVIAVVVLAFYYGRLYCNAICPVGTVLGFLSRFSVFRIRMDKATCTKCGKCAFACKSTCINIKTQEVDNSRCVACYNCIDVCPENSIKYMTGKGSAKAAFKPVAVTTDDSKREFIGKTLVYAVALTGLSEKVFSAETEDRPAGKIKNPKKYPVTPPGSVSIRHFTDRCTACHLCISVCPTKTLQPSFLEYGFTGMSQPHMDYGIEYCNFECTKCGEVCPTGAILPITVEEKKLEQLGKVNFVKTKCIVYTDNTSCGSCSEHCPTQAVKMVPYKDDLTIPETDTDICIGCGACEFACPVKPHTAIFVDGNTVHQVAKAPKVEELKQESSDDFLF; encoded by the coding sequence ATGAAGCAAAAGCATTTAAAAATTTTCAGGGTTGTCTTTTCTCTTCTGCTTCTGTTAGGTATTACCAGTTTATTCGTTGATTTCAGGGAACTCATACCCACAGCATGGGCCGACAGGCTGTTATTCCTGCAGTTTGTTCCGTCGGTTATACAATTCATTACGGTACCAGCTGTATTGTCGGCAGGGTTTATCATCATTCTTGTACTTACAGCACTTTTTGGCAGGGTGTATTGTTCGTTTATTTGTCCCCTTGGGATTTTCCAGGATATTGTGTCATGGATATCCAAAAAGGCAAAGGTCATCAAACGCTATAAGTTCAGGAAGGCCCTCAATTACCTCAGGTACCCGGTTCTCGCGCTTGTTGTTATTTCCCTGCTTTTCGGAAGCATGTTCGTGTTGAATCTTCTTGATCCATACAGCAGTTTTGGCAGGATTTTCTCTGATATTGTCCGGCCCGGAATTATCGCTGCCAATAACGGACTGGCTTCCCTGTTTGAAAAATTCGACATGTATTTTCTGTACAGGCTTAATCTGGATCTTGTAACCTGGAAAACAGTTTTCATTCCTGCCGTATTGGTTATTGCTGTTGTTGTCCTGGCCTTTTATTATGGCCGTCTTTATTGCAATGCCATTTGTCCTGTAGGAACCGTGCTTGGATTTCTTTCAAGGTTTTCCGTTTTCAGAATCAGAATGGATAAAGCCACCTGTACCAAGTGCGGGAAATGTGCCTTTGCGTGTAAATCGACCTGCATTAACATTAAAACCCAGGAGGTAGATAATTCGCGTTGTGTAGCCTGTTATAACTGTATTGATGTTTGTCCCGAGAACAGTATAAAATACATGACAGGAAAAGGCAGCGCCAAAGCGGCTTTCAAGCCCGTTGCTGTTACAACCGACGATTCCAAGCGTGAATTCATCGGAAAGACTCTTGTGTACGCTGTTGCATTAACCGGTTTATCAGAAAAGGTTTTTTCTGCAGAAACAGAAGACAGGCCGGCAGGAAAGATAAAGAATCCGAAAAAATACCCTGTCACACCTCCGGGCTCAGTAAGTATCAGGCATTTCACCGACAGGTGCACGGCATGTCATCTTTGCATTTCGGTTTGCCCCACAAAAACATTGCAGCCATCTTTCCTCGAGTATGGTTTCACGGGAATGTCACAGCCACATATGGATTACGGTATTGAATACTGCAATTTCGAGTGTACAAAATGCGGTGAGGTTTGTCCCACCGGTGCCATTCTGCCCATCACTGTTGAGGAGAAGAAACTGGAGCAATTGGGTAAGGTGAATTTTGTAAAGACAAAGTGTATAGTCTACACCGATAACACTTCATGTGGCTCATGCTCCGAACATTGTCCGACTCAGGCTGTGAAGATGGTACCGTACAAGGATGATCTCACAATTCCTGAAACCGATACGGATATCTGTATCGGTTGTGGTGCGTGCGAATTCGCATGCCCGGTGAAACCTCACACTGCCATATTTGTAGATGGCAACACCGTTCACCAGGTGGCCAAAGCACCGAAAGTAGAAGAGCTGAAACAGGAATCATCGGATGATTTTTTGTTTTGA
- the larE gene encoding ATP-dependent sacrificial sulfur transferase LarE has protein sequence MPMNLREKYAALENILRDFGSVAVAFSGGVDSTFLLAAAKSVTGNQVLALTVNTPFIPPREIEEAVNFCKEHHINHEIADTTIIPEILNNPENRCYLCKKHLFGILKDTARKRGFFRLVDGSNADDLNVHRPGMEALRELGIVSPLVDAELTKADIRVLSREMGLITAEKPSYACLLTRLPYNYNINPLELERIDRAEQFMAHIGFANSRVRNHGDIARIEIESGRIVEFIQKAETSRLAAHFHELGYKFVTLDIEGYRSGSYDEAIKKPLS, from the coding sequence ATGCCAATGAACCTGCGTGAGAAGTATGCGGCACTTGAAAATATTCTGCGGGACTTCGGTTCGGTTGCCGTCGCATTTTCAGGAGGTGTGGACAGCACGTTTTTACTTGCAGCTGCTAAAAGTGTTACAGGGAACCAGGTTCTTGCTTTGACGGTAAATACACCTTTTATCCCTCCGCGCGAAATTGAGGAAGCTGTTAACTTCTGCAAGGAGCATCATATCAACCATGAAATTGCAGACACCACAATTATTCCGGAGATTCTGAATAACCCGGAAAACAGGTGCTATTTGTGTAAAAAGCATTTGTTCGGCATTTTAAAAGACACCGCCCGCAAACGCGGATTTTTCAGGCTTGTCGATGGAAGCAATGCCGATGATTTAAATGTCCATCGCCCGGGCATGGAAGCCTTACGCGAACTGGGGATTGTAAGTCCGTTGGTTGATGCGGAACTTACAAAGGCGGATATCCGCGTTCTTTCAAGGGAGATGGGACTTATTACTGCGGAAAAACCTTCATATGCCTGCCTTCTTACGCGCTTACCCTATAATTATAATATCAATCCATTAGAACTTGAAAGGATCGACAGGGCAGAACAATTCATGGCGCATATAGGATTTGCCAATTCCAGGGTCAGGAATCACGGAGATATAGCCCGCATTGAAATTGAATCAGGCCGGATTGTTGAATTCATTCAGAAAGCAGAAACGTCACGACTTGCAGCTCATTTTCATGAACTGGGCTACAAATTTGTAACGCTTGATATAGAAGGTTACAGAAGTGGAAGTTATGATGAAGCAATTAAAAAACCCCTGTCATGA
- the larB gene encoding nickel pincer cofactor biosynthesis protein LarB: MNQENLSRLLHEVKEGKVDINEALAQIRDLSLKELGYATIDNHRELRTGYPEVIFGQGKTPDQVAGIIEYMLTRDNNILATRVTDEMYRKVQSICPEAVYNPIARTISIRKKEMPAPPTYIAVITAGTSDLPVAEEAAITAEIFGNRVERIVDVGVAGIHRLYNKMDLIRQARVNIVVAGMEGALPSVVGGIVDKPVIAVPTSVGYGANFGGLSALLGMLTSCASGTSVVNIDNGFGAGFLASMINKL, encoded by the coding sequence ATGAACCAGGAAAACTTAAGCAGACTCCTTCATGAGGTGAAGGAAGGAAAAGTGGATATTAATGAGGCATTGGCTCAGATCCGCGACCTGTCATTGAAAGAACTCGGTTATGCTACAATCGATAATCACAGGGAACTGCGGACAGGTTACCCGGAAGTTATATTCGGCCAGGGAAAAACACCGGACCAGGTGGCAGGTATAATAGAATACATGCTTACCCGTGATAATAATATATTAGCTACCAGGGTCACCGATGAAATGTACAGGAAAGTGCAGTCCATATGTCCTGAAGCAGTTTATAATCCAATCGCACGCACTATATCCATCCGAAAAAAAGAAATGCCCGCCCCGCCAACGTATATCGCCGTTATAACAGCAGGCACTTCCGATTTGCCCGTCGCAGAAGAAGCCGCCATAACAGCCGAAATATTCGGGAACCGGGTTGAAAGAATTGTGGATGTGGGTGTCGCCGGTATTCACCGGTTATATAATAAAATGGATCTCATCAGGCAGGCACGTGTGAATATTGTGGTTGCCGGCATGGAAGGCGCTTTGCCAAGCGTGGTAGGTGGCATAGTGGACAAACCGGTTATCGCTGTCCCCACAAGTGTTGGTTACGGGGCTAATTTCGGGGGACTTTCCGCGTTACTGGGCATGCTTACGAGCTGCGCAAGCGGAACAAGTGTTGTGAATATAGACAACGGGTTCGGTGCCGGCTTCCTGGCCAGCATGATCAATAAACTCTGA
- a CDS encoding Hsp20/alpha crystallin family protein, whose protein sequence is MAYLTFYNPYNLANRDEKCNCVPASNVFEGETEFRIEMALPGVNKEDIHIKYENGLLRVSVEGKNENGENYKSREFDYYGSERVFRTGERVNTDNIAAKYENGVLFLTLPKKEAYIKKPAYEIAVN, encoded by the coding sequence ATGGCTTACTTAACTTTTTACAACCCGTACAACCTGGCAAACCGTGATGAAAAATGCAATTGTGTTCCTGCTTCCAATGTATTTGAAGGTGAAACCGAATTCAGGATTGAGATGGCTCTGCCGGGCGTAAATAAAGAAGATATTCATATTAAATATGAAAACGGACTGTTACGTGTAAGTGTGGAAGGCAAAAATGAAAACGGTGAAAATTATAAAAGCCGTGAATTTGACTACTACGGTAGTGAAAGAGTTTTTCGTACCGGTGAAAGAGTGAATACTGACAACATCGCTGCAAAATATGAAAACGGCGTACTGTTCCTCACTCTTCCTAAGAAAGAAGCTTACATTAAAAAGCCGGCTTACGAAATTGCAGTTAACTAA
- a CDS encoding ROK family protein has translation MVIAVDVGGTNLRAGRLDQDKIIVQKAIPLRDKEVLQKTIDQLVGLIRSVMDKDITGIGIGVPSVVDLENGIVTDVTNIASWKRVELKRILEEEFKIPVRVNNDVNCFILGEHRHGVVKGFKTVVGLAMGTGLGGGVIINNELYAGKNCGAGEFGLVPYLDDCIENYCSSWFFHNKYNTTALTAFQKAGEGDDEALKSWKEFGVHLGNAIKTVMYTYDPEAIVLGGSLSNGYKYFKDSMHEVMNTLAFPESVKKLKLFVSDNPNIALLGAASLIQ, from the coding sequence ATGGTTATTGCAGTTGATGTAGGCGGAACCAATCTGAGGGCCGGCAGACTTGACCAGGATAAGATCATTGTTCAGAAAGCCATTCCGCTGAGAGATAAGGAAGTATTACAGAAAACGATTGATCAGCTTGTGGGACTTATCCGTTCGGTTATGGATAAGGATATTACAGGGATAGGAATCGGTGTTCCTTCTGTTGTAGACCTGGAAAATGGCATTGTGACTGATGTTACCAACATAGCCTCGTGGAAAAGAGTGGAATTGAAGCGTATCCTTGAAGAAGAATTCAAAATTCCCGTTCGGGTTAACAATGATGTGAACTGTTTCATTCTGGGAGAGCATCGTCATGGTGTTGTGAAGGGTTTTAAAACAGTTGTTGGTTTGGCCATGGGAACGGGACTCGGCGGCGGTGTGATTATCAATAATGAATTATACGCTGGTAAAAATTGCGGTGCCGGTGAATTCGGGCTGGTACCTTACCTTGATGATTGCATTGAAAATTATTGCAGCAGCTGGTTTTTCCATAATAAGTACAATACGACCGCACTGACTGCTTTTCAGAAGGCCGGAGAAGGTGATGACGAAGCACTGAAGAGTTGGAAAGAATTCGGGGTGCACCTGGGCAATGCCATTAAAACGGTTATGTACACTTATGATCCGGAAGCCATAGTGCTTGGAGGATCATTAAGCAACGGGTATAAGTATTTTAAAGATTCAATGCACGAAGTGATGAACACCCTTGCTTTTCCTGAATCGGTAAAGAAACTGAAACTTTTTGTATCCGATAATCCCAATATAGCTCTTCTTGGTGCTGCATCTCTCATCCAATAA